The following DNA comes from Sander lucioperca isolate FBNREF2018 chromosome 2, SLUC_FBN_1.2, whole genome shotgun sequence.
TCCTTAACTTAACCATTAATCAAATAACCTTTCATTAACttaatctataaaaatgtcagttATGAGAAATAACTCATTTCAACAGCAAAAAGATGATAAAGGCActagtttgttttacagtactGTATTATTGAGGAGTCTTATCTACAAATTCATTTGTCGCCTGAACGTCTCCCAGAACAGCATTATGCTGCAGGCAAATCCTAGGTTTAGTGCCATGTGATACCAATCATCACTATGGAAACACTGGTATACGTGTCTTTTATAGAAATTcagtattgtttttgtttttatttatctgtatatgtttatctttctctttttaatgtatGTTGTACGTCATGTCTGTGTCTTCTGAATGGACCTTGAGTCTGGCAATAAAGTTTGATGATGTAAGTATGACAATGCCAATTAGCGTTCATAATCCATAATAAAGATGCTTAACACACATGCAATAAAAATCTAATTACACCCAAATTCATTGTTTTGATTAAATGTGTTACTTTATAAAGAAATCTAATTTGATCTAATTATGTAATCAAGTGCCACTTGCTTATCATTCATATTtgtaacaaaaacacaaaccaacAAAAACTCTTCATTTAAACAGCCAtcacaactgtttttttttaattgtttaaaaaaagcacaatCACTCTTTGTAAGACATTTGAATAAACATTTCACACTCATTTTACAATCCAAAGCTTTTTAATTTACATTGCAAAGTCTGTTCAATTAGTTCTAAATTATACTTTTAAGCTTCAAACCTACTTGAAATGAAAAAATTCAGTGAAACCACTATGACCATTTATAGCATCAGACAATTTAAGTATAATCACTGGTTAAAACAACAAAGAATAGAAAAAGGATTGAACTGCTTTTGATCCTCATCAATCACTTTTGCATCTGCAGTGACTGACTCTCAGTAGCTTGTGTTTTTGATGGTGATCTTTTGAGCCGCCTCGATCTTGAAATCACTGACACCTGAGGGAGAAAACCAgcattttttttcatcttttttaccaaaatgaaattaaagCTGCAGATCAAAGAAATAAAGAGAATGCTCTATCAGTGAGTCACAatgtaatatgtgtgtgtgtcctcacccTGACTGAGTGCAGTGCCATCAGAGGAGAGGTGCCAGTATCTGCGGTCGCTCTGtctggcctgctctccattcaCCACACTTAGGAAAGGTCCCCACAGGCTGGATTCTGTCTCAAACCTGCCACACAGCATCAAATATTACTCAATGTAGGCAAGCATACAGGACTTTAAGCTATAAAAAGCTGAAATGCACAAGGGTACATTATATGAACTCACTTGAAGCTATCATATCTTGTCTTGAGAAGTTCAAGGGCGTCCAACAGAGAGCTGTCCTTTGGCACATCCACAGAGTAAACAGCAGCTGCCCCGCTGGACGTCACCACCTCCACCATCAAAGTCACTTTGGTCTGGCTAGGTAAAACCACCACAGGATCAATGGGCTCCAGCACTAGAGTGTCTGTAAGAATGCACACACACCATGACACAAACAGTGACAATACAGACAACGTGAAATCACAGTGGCCACAGGGGGTAGAAAAAAATGCTgcataccactctcattgaggcagTCCATGCTTTCAACTGCTAGGTAGGATTTCTGCTGGAGCGCTGGCAGGATCTGAGATATGGACATGGGGTTGTGGTATATGTTGTTTCTGGCGCTTGTCCTCATGGCCTCCATTGAGGCGGCACACTCTGCAACTGGGCTGCCCATCGCCAATAAGGCCTTGAACACAACAAAGAAGAACAtttgagctgcaaagattttGTTCTGTAGAAACTAATGCAActaaagagacagagggagctGAGCAAAAAATACGGAAAAAGATCCTTACTTGAACTGCGAGGCCTGTGCTGAACTCATTGCCAATGTGACCGTCTGTCCTACTAGATGCCAAGAGCTTCTGCTTGATCTTGCTAAGGGCAGTGTCGAGCTCAGCAGCATTCTGCACATGAGAACCAGCATTCTTCACACACTGGAGTGCCATTCCAGCCATGGCATAGGTATCTAGGGAGAGAAAGTAGGATaaagtatatgtgtatgtgacagacagagggagagttTGACTTGAAACACAGGATAAAACTAAACCTGGATTCCTCACTTATACAGTAAACATCGTGGTAGTGTTAACAGAAGTGAGGTTAAGGCTATGTACACGTTCCCACCCTAAACCTTTATTCTGGCAAATTTCTCGTTGAGATGACCCCCTAGTCAAATTAATCTGAGGTAACTTTATGGAATTTATCTGTCTGAAATATGACTCTAAATGTAATGCAACAAACCAACACGTTTTATCTTTGAGACTATCTCACTCCACCATAGACAGTTTGCAGCGTTACATCTTAGTCCACAGTATGAGCGGTAAGTACACTAACTTTATTGACA
Coding sequences within:
- the tcn2 gene encoding transcobalamin-2, translating into MLSLVIIAGLLAFTSGKPCDTEANRELYLSLNKNLLHSLETTEGLPNPSVHLALRLSNYHNLAKESEHLNRLKNYLHNDIQSSLTNSQSVVGLMALYTLALKSSCYDHNTITFTVIEKSETLLTHLKKQMEQEKEHIAFSHRPLTNYYQYSLGVLALCVSGIRVNNHVSNKLIKAVEHEHFEHGDSESIDTYAMAGMALQCVKNAGSHVQNAAELDTALSKIKQKLLASSRTDGHIGNEFSTGLAVQALLAMGSPVAECAASMEAMRTSARNNIYHNPMSISQILPALQQKSYLAVESMDCLNESDTLVLEPIDPVVVLPSQTKVTLMVEVVTSSGAAAVYSVDVPKDSSLLDALELLKTRYDSFKFETESSLWGPFLSVVNGEQARQSDRRYWHLSSDGTALSQGVSDFKIEAAQKITIKNTSY